From a single Rodentibacter sp. JRC1 genomic region:
- a CDS encoding ABC transporter six-transmembrane domain-containing protein, which translates to MRANALENLKSIAKNNKRRLFITFFFVALENILFLTYPIFGSFAVNAIMQGEIWLSLTYSLVVLIIWLVGATRRAIDTRAFARIYAELAVPIVLNQREKNLNTSAITARVALSRQFVDFFEQHLPTLIMSGFSIIGAAVMLLIIEFWSGVTAFGILIFFSFLLPQYAKINDLLYLKLNNRLEKEVQVIEKSESYQLDKHYDLLAKLRIRLSNREAMGYLWIGVAAAILFGVTVIRLATTDGIQAGHIYAVITYLWTFAMSLGDAPRLLEEFSNLKDIGKRVEV; encoded by the coding sequence ATGCGGGCAAATGCACTTGAGAATTTAAAGTCCATTGCAAAAAATAATAAACGGAGACTATTCATCACTTTCTTTTTCGTTGCGCTTGAGAATATCTTGTTTTTGACCTATCCGATATTCGGTAGCTTTGCCGTAAATGCGATAATGCAAGGGGAAATTTGGTTATCCTTGACCTATTCCCTCGTTGTATTGATTATCTGGCTTGTCGGCGCAACACGCCGTGCAATAGATACTCGTGCATTTGCCCGAATTTACGCCGAACTCGCCGTGCCGATTGTGTTAAATCAGCGTGAAAAAAATTTAAATACCTCTGCAATTACGGCGCGAGTAGCATTATCTCGCCAATTTGTCGATTTTTTTGAACAGCATCTGCCTACGCTAATTATGTCCGGCTTTTCAATTATTGGGGCGGCAGTGATGTTACTGATCATTGAATTTTGGTCAGGTGTAACCGCTTTCGGGATTTTGATATTTTTCTCATTCTTACTGCCTCAATATGCCAAAATCAACGATTTACTTTATTTAAAACTCAATAATCGGCTAGAAAAAGAAGTGCAAGTGATAGAAAAAAGCGAGTCCTATCAACTTGATAAACACTACGACTTGCTGGCTAAATTACGCATTCGGTTATCCAACCGAGAAGCGATGGGTTATTTATGGATTGGTGTTGCTGCTGCAATTTTATTCGGCGTAACCGTGATTCGGCTTGCGACAACTGACGGTATTCAAGCCGGGCATATCTATGCCGTCATCACTTATCTCTGGACTTTCGCCATGAGCCTTGGTGATGCACCAAGATTATTGGAAGAATTTTCAAATCTAAAAGATATTGGAAAACGGGTGGAAGTCTAA
- a CDS encoding BCCT family transporter yields MSLSQFIKNRTSFNPFVIGLTLFLVLLLVVMILIAPEQTQSLLNQTKVGIFTHFSWFYILTFSIFLSFLFILSVSSLGNIKLGNDEEEPEFGFLSWLAMLFAAGMGVGLMFFGVAEPLTHYLSEITTGAPEHKQQEALLHTLFHWGIHAWAVYGMIALALAYFGFRYKLPLALRSCFYPLLKDRINGKIGDIIDIMALLATLFGIITTLGFGASQLGAGLHQIGWISENNFSLQIIVIVVVMSLAIFSAISGVGKGVKMLSELNLSLAFLLLIFVLLTGPTLYLLSAFSDNIGTYLGNLVQLSFKTYIYEQEHTDWFSGWTILYWAWWCSWAPFVGLFIARISKGRTIREFIFGVLVIPSLFGILWFTVFGNTAIWLNDGLAVGSLGEMISSPEILLFKFLNYLPLPTITGLVSLIIIALFFITSADSGIYVLNNIASRDKSITSPRWQAVMWGVLMSVVAIALMQSGGLANLQTMTLIVALPFALLMLVMCFSLWKGLNADKKYFETKVNPTSIFWTGEKWKERLEQMMNQTQEKDILRFLKHTALPAMRELRQELIGKYNLSVHVNTLFEQDEPAVELVIQKESMRDFMYGIKSVGHEVSEQLINDENLPHIQHHTTYEPYSYFFDGRIGYDVQYMDQDELIADILKQYERYLSLLDDVGQELMAHEQTELAE; encoded by the coding sequence TTGTCTTTATCTCAATTCATAAAAAATCGAACGTCATTTAATCCTTTTGTGATTGGTTTGACATTATTTTTGGTTTTGTTATTGGTGGTTATGATTTTAATTGCACCGGAGCAAACACAATCACTTTTAAACCAAACAAAAGTCGGTATTTTTACTCACTTTAGTTGGTTTTATATTTTAACATTTTCAATATTTTTAAGTTTTCTCTTTATTTTATCCGTGAGTAGTTTAGGGAATATTAAACTCGGTAACGATGAGGAAGAACCTGAATTTGGTTTTCTTTCTTGGTTAGCGATGCTTTTTGCTGCCGGTATGGGGGTGGGGTTAATGTTCTTCGGCGTGGCGGAACCACTAACCCATTATCTTTCCGAAATTACAACCGGAGCACCGGAGCATAAACAACAAGAAGCCTTGTTACACACATTATTTCACTGGGGGATTCATGCTTGGGCTGTCTATGGAATGATCGCATTAGCCTTAGCCTATTTTGGTTTCCGTTATAAATTACCCTTGGCATTACGCTCTTGTTTCTACCCATTACTAAAAGATCGTATCAATGGAAAAATAGGCGATATTATCGACATTATGGCATTACTTGCCACTCTATTCGGTATTATTACTACATTAGGTTTCGGCGCATCTCAATTAGGTGCGGGATTACATCAAATAGGTTGGATTAGCGAAAATAACTTCAGCCTACAAATTATTGTTATTGTTGTCGTAATGAGCCTAGCGATTTTTTCTGCGATTTCAGGTGTAGGAAAAGGCGTAAAAATGCTAAGCGAATTAAATCTCAGCTTAGCGTTTTTACTACTTATTTTCGTATTATTAACCGGACCGACACTTTATTTACTTTCTGCATTTAGCGATAATATCGGTACTTATCTCGGCAATTTAGTGCAACTTAGCTTTAAAACCTATATATATGAACAGGAGCATACCGATTGGTTTAGTGGCTGGACGATCCTTTATTGGGCATGGTGGTGTTCTTGGGCACCATTTGTCGGTTTATTCATTGCCCGTATTTCCAAAGGACGAACAATTCGCGAGTTTATCTTTGGTGTATTAGTAATTCCTAGTTTATTCGGTATTCTCTGGTTTACCGTATTTGGTAATACGGCAATTTGGTTAAATGATGGGCTCGCAGTCGGTTCGCTCGGTGAAATGATTTCATCACCTGAAATCTTACTCTTTAAATTCTTAAATTATCTGCCTTTACCGACCATAACAGGCTTAGTGAGTTTAATTATTATCGCCTTATTTTTTATTACTTCGGCAGATTCGGGAATTTACGTATTAAACAATATTGCCTCTCGAGATAAAAGTATCACTTCACCACGATGGCAAGCGGTGATGTGGGGCGTGTTAATGTCTGTGGTTGCGATAGCTTTAATGCAATCGGGCGGTTTAGCCAATCTTCAAACGATGACCTTAATCGTAGCATTGCCATTCGCCCTTTTAATGTTGGTTATGTGTTTCAGTTTATGGAAAGGTTTAAATGCCGATAAAAAATATTTTGAAACCAAAGTTAACCCAACCAGTATTTTTTGGACGGGAGAAAAATGGAAAGAACGTTTAGAACAAATGATGAATCAAACCCAAGAGAAAGATATTCTTCGTTTCTTAAAACACACTGCTCTACCTGCTATGCGTGAGCTACGCCAAGAATTGATCGGAAAATATAACTTGAGCGTTCACGTTAATACTTTATTTGAGCAAGATGAACCGGCGGTTGAATTAGTTATTCAAAAAGAATCTATGCGAGACTTTATGTATGGAATTAAATCCGTAGGGCACGAAGTCTCAGAACAATTAATTAATGATGAAAACTTGCCGCATATTCAACACCATACTACTTATGAGCCATACTCTTATTTCTTTGATGGTCGCATAGGTTATGATGTGCAATATATGGATCAAGATGAACTCATCGCCGATATATTGAAACAATATGAACGCTATTTAAGTTTGCTTGATGATGTAGGGCAAGAATTAATGGCACATGAACAAACGGAATTAGCGGAATAA
- a CDS encoding helix-turn-helix domain-containing protein produces MILEKLGSKVRELRKQQGLSQEKFALKAEMDRTYLAGIEQGKRNPSIKSLEKIIQTLGVSFHTFFEGM; encoded by the coding sequence ATGATTTTAGAAAAATTAGGCTCAAAGGTAAGAGAATTACGGAAACAACAGGGGTTAAGCCAAGAAAAATTTGCTCTTAAAGCAGAGATGGATCGCACTTATCTTGCTGGCATAGAACAAGGAAAACGTAACCCCTCAATTAAAAGTTTAGAAAAGATCATTCAGACACTAGGCGTTTCTTTTCATACGTTTTTTGAAGGAATGTAG
- a CDS encoding YajQ family cyclic di-GMP-binding protein — translation MPSFDIVSEITMHEVRNAVENANRVLSTRYDFRGVEAVIELNEKNETVKVTTESDFQLEQLIEILIGSFVKRGIEHASLDIPTESEHHGKLYTKEIKLKQGIETEMAKKITKLVKEAKIKVQTQIQGDQVRVTGKSRDDLQAVIQLVKNAELGQPFQFNNFRD, via the coding sequence ATGCCATCTTTTGATATTGTCTCTGAAATTACGATGCACGAAGTACGCAATGCGGTAGAAAATGCAAATCGCGTTTTAAGCACTCGCTATGATTTTCGTGGTGTTGAAGCCGTCATTGAACTTAACGAAAAAAATGAAACGGTGAAAGTAACCACCGAATCCGACTTCCAACTTGAACAATTAATCGAAATCTTAATCGGTTCTTTTGTGAAACGAGGGATTGAACACGCTTCACTTGATATTCCAACGGAAAGTGAACACCACGGTAAACTTTACACCAAAGAAATTAAACTCAAACAAGGGATTGAAACCGAGATGGCAAAAAAAATCACAAAATTAGTGAAAGAGGCAAAAATCAAAGTTCAAACCCAAATTCAAGGCGATCAAGTACGTGTAACCGGTAAATCACGTGATGATTTACAAGCCGTAATTCAATTAGTAAAAAACGCAGAACTCGGGCAACCGTTCCAATTTAATAATTTTAGAGATTAA